From Alienimonas californiensis, a single genomic window includes:
- a CDS encoding tetratricopeptide repeat protein, translating to MPDRLAAARRPVRPAVGPRLRVLLGVAFVLLALLGANSAYLVGVRALGIFGVDLLNWFVPWMLLGHVALGALVAGPLGLFALLHGATAWRRGNRVAALAGATLVAASAGLFLTGALLCRVEGFEFTERLARLDRGLIYWLHVALPVLCLILYGLHRRAGRPIRWRLGRNYALATAAVVALMCGAHSLDPRTWRAVSPEEGAEYFEPSLARTVGGTFIPAERLMTDDRCAECHPDAAAAHAFGAHKHSSFNNPFYLAAVRKTREAMLARDGNVHVARWCAGCHDPVPLASGAFDDPFYQDVTDPTAHAGITCAVCHGITEIGLHGGVRGNADFLLEAAEPYPFEGSDEPILKWLNRQLVRAKPALHKRSMLKPLHQSSEFCATCHKVSLPEALNDYKWLRGQNHYDSFRLSGVSGGGATGFYYPPQAHANCNACHMPRTPSGDVAATPGPDGVLSVHDHTFRGANTALAWLHGSTDAYRAHNDILRDSLRVDLFGVREGGEVDGALTAPLRPDVPTLTPGETVLLEVAVRTLTLGHAFTEGTADSNQAWVEIVVSSGGRTLFASGAEPAMDDVDPAAHVFDTFPVDRNGNRIARRNVRDLFAVLYNHQIPPGAAASLHYRLPVPGDLTAPLTVTARVRYRKFRPDFMRFVRDAARPDDPPLRKDWERPPIVTICTDSVTFPVAGLPEELNAAVNNPPRDVPAWERWNDYGIGALLKGTAELRQAADAFSQVEELGRADGSLNLARALHDAGDVTGATAALDRAVGRPEPPSSWRTDWLRGVLNRESGRPAEAVEDLLNVLRWDRPPTEEMTARGFDFGADDRVANLLGRTYTDLARRAVDEAERNRLQTLAIDAFERVLEVDVENVTALDNLARLHRERGESERADELRALHAKYKPDDVAAARALRLAREKYPNAAKAAEATVIYDLTPPPPRAPREPGPPGSVTRRREVSRDAP from the coding sequence GTGCCGGACCGTCTCGCCGCCGCTCGCCGTCCCGTCCGCCCCGCCGTCGGTCCGCGGTTGCGGGTGTTGTTGGGCGTCGCCTTCGTGCTGCTGGCCCTGTTGGGCGCGAACAGCGCCTATCTCGTCGGGGTGCGGGCGCTGGGGATCTTCGGGGTCGATCTGCTGAACTGGTTCGTGCCCTGGATGCTGCTGGGGCACGTCGCCCTGGGGGCGCTGGTGGCCGGGCCGCTGGGGCTGTTCGCCCTGCTGCACGGGGCGACGGCGTGGCGGCGGGGGAACCGGGTCGCGGCACTGGCGGGGGCGACGCTGGTCGCGGCAAGCGCCGGGCTGTTCCTCACGGGGGCGCTGCTCTGCCGCGTCGAGGGATTTGAGTTCACAGAACGCCTCGCCCGGCTCGATCGCGGCCTGATCTATTGGCTGCACGTCGCCCTGCCGGTTCTCTGCCTGATCTTATACGGCCTGCACCGGCGGGCCGGGCGGCCGATCCGCTGGCGGCTGGGGCGGAATTACGCGCTCGCCACCGCGGCGGTTGTGGCGTTGATGTGCGGCGCCCACTCGCTCGACCCGCGAACCTGGCGGGCCGTCAGCCCGGAGGAGGGGGCCGAATATTTCGAGCCCAGCCTCGCCCGCACCGTCGGCGGCACGTTCATCCCGGCGGAGCGGTTGATGACCGACGACCGCTGCGCCGAGTGCCACCCGGACGCCGCCGCGGCCCACGCCTTCGGGGCGCATAAGCACAGCTCCTTCAATAACCCGTTCTATCTCGCCGCGGTCCGCAAGACGCGGGAGGCGATGCTGGCACGCGACGGGAACGTGCACGTGGCCCGCTGGTGCGCCGGCTGTCACGACCCGGTGCCGCTGGCCAGCGGGGCGTTCGACGACCCATTTTATCAGGACGTGACCGACCCCACCGCCCACGCGGGGATCACCTGCGCGGTCTGCCACGGGATCACGGAGATCGGCCTGCACGGCGGCGTCCGCGGGAACGCCGATTTTCTACTCGAAGCGGCGGAGCCGTACCCCTTCGAGGGCTCCGACGAGCCAATCCTCAAGTGGCTGAACCGGCAACTCGTGCGGGCCAAGCCGGCGCTGCACAAGCGGTCGATGCTCAAACCGCTGCACCAGTCGTCGGAGTTCTGCGCGACCTGCCACAAGGTCAGCCTGCCCGAGGCGTTGAACGACTACAAATGGCTGCGGGGCCAGAACCACTACGACTCTTTCCGCCTGTCCGGCGTCTCCGGCGGCGGGGCGACCGGGTTCTATTATCCGCCGCAGGCCCACGCGAATTGCAACGCCTGCCACATGCCCCGCACGCCCAGCGGGGACGTAGCCGCGACGCCCGGCCCGGACGGCGTCCTCAGCGTGCACGATCACACCTTCCGCGGAGCGAACACCGCCCTGGCTTGGCTGCACGGTTCCACCGACGCCTATCGGGCTCATAACGACATCCTGCGGGACAGCCTGCGGGTTGATTTATTCGGCGTGCGGGAGGGCGGCGAGGTCGACGGCGCTCTCACCGCCCCGCTGCGGCCGGACGTGCCGACGCTCACGCCAGGGGAGACCGTGTTGTTGGAGGTCGCCGTCCGCACGCTGACGCTCGGCCACGCCTTTACGGAGGGCACCGCGGACAGCAATCAGGCGTGGGTCGAAATTGTCGTCTCTAGCGGCGGCCGCACGTTGTTCGCCAGCGGGGCCGAGCCGGCGATGGACGACGTCGATCCCGCCGCCCATGTGTTCGACACCTTCCCTGTCGACCGCAACGGCAACCGCATCGCCCGGCGGAACGTGCGGGACCTGTTCGCCGTGCTCTATAATCACCAGATCCCCCCGGGGGCCGCGGCGAGCCTGCATTATCGGCTGCCGGTCCCGGGGGATTTGACGGCCCCGCTGACGGTCACGGCCCGGGTTCGGTATCGAAAGTTCCGGCCGGACTTCATGCGATTTGTGAGAGACGCCGCCCGGCCGGACGACCCGCCGCTGCGCAAGGATTGGGAACGCCCGCCGATCGTCACGATTTGTACCGACTCCGTCACCTTCCCGGTCGCCGGGCTGCCGGAAGAGTTGAACGCTGCGGTGAACAATCCGCCCCGCGACGTGCCGGCGTGGGAGCGTTGGAACGACTACGGCATTGGGGCCCTGCTAAAAGGCACGGCGGAACTGCGACAGGCCGCGGACGCCTTTTCACAGGTGGAGGAATTGGGGCGGGCGGACGGCTCGCTGAACCTCGCCCGGGCCCTGCACGACGCCGGGGACGTGACCGGAGCGACGGCGGCCCTGGATCGGGCCGTGGGGCGCCCCGAACCGCCGTCGAGTTGGCGAACGGACTGGCTGCGGGGCGTATTGAACCGCGAGAGCGGCCGACCGGCGGAGGCGGTCGAAGACCTCCTCAACGTGCTCCGCTGGGATCGCCCGCCGACGGAGGAGATGACCGCCCGCGGGTTCGACTTCGGCGCGGACGACCGCGTCGCCAATCTGCTGGGACGAACCTATACCGACCTCGCCCGCCGGGCCGTCGACGAGGCGGAGCGGAACCGCCTGCAAACGCTGGCGATCGACGCCTTCGAGCGGGTTCTGGAAGTGGACGTGGAGAACGTCACGGCGCTGGACAACCTTGCCCGACTGCACCGGGAACGGGGCGAGTCGGAGCGGGCGGACGAACTGCGGGCCCTGCACGCCAAATATAAACCGGACGACGTCGCCGCCGCCCGGGCGCTGCGGCTGGCCCGGGAAAAGTATCCCAACGCGGCGAAGGCCGCGGAGGCGACGGTGATTTACGACCTGACGCCGCCGCCGCCCCGCGCCCCGCGAGAGCCGGGACCGCCGGGGAGCGTCACCCGGAGGCGGGAGGTCTCACGTGACGCTCCCTGA
- a CDS encoding CRTAC1 family protein — translation MPLIDVTAAAGLAGFQHDTGARGEKLLPETMGGGAAFFDFDADGDPDLLMTNSARWPWEDGAEFEQASESRPGSPPPLGGAGPSVAFTPPNGDGEPGPRLYQNDGTGRFTDVTAGSGLTGPAYGMGVACGDYNADGLPDLYLTALGENRLYRNGGGGRFEDVTVATGTAGAAEDWTTAAGWFDADGDGDLDLLALNYLEWSREADLAQPFTLTGRERGYGRPRAFGGTLPRLYRNDGDGRFTEIAEAAGFHVFNPATGEPLAKSLGLTFVDVDEDGDADVFVANDTVRNFLFLNQTAEGEPGRFVEAGVRAGVAYDEAGAARGAMGADAATLRGDRDLGLAIGNFAAEMTALYASRRGAALFADEAAAAGLGAATRPDLTFGVLWADVDLDGRPDLLAANGHLEPEIARVQPGMTYAQPPRLFWNAGPTAAPEFLALGPAAVGPGFEKPFVGRAVTAADVDLDGDPDLLFTELGGPPRLFRNDLAVGRHWLRVTVVGAGENPGAIGATVVATPDGGAGTPVQTKTVNPTRGYLSQVELPLTFGLGGAETVTLRVVWPDGAARTLTDLPTNQAVRVEWPAP, via the coding sequence GTGCCGCTGATCGACGTGACGGCCGCCGCCGGGCTGGCCGGGTTTCAGCACGACACCGGCGCCCGGGGCGAGAAGTTATTGCCGGAGACGATGGGCGGCGGAGCGGCGTTCTTCGACTTCGACGCCGACGGCGACCCGGATCTCCTGATGACCAACTCCGCCCGCTGGCCATGGGAGGACGGGGCGGAGTTCGAGCAAGCCTCAGAAAGTCGTCCCGGTTCGCCGCCGCCGTTAGGCGGCGCGGGGCCAAGCGTGGCTTTCACGCCGCCTAACGGCGACGGCGAACCGGGGCCGCGGCTTTATCAAAACGACGGGACCGGGCGGTTTACCGACGTCACCGCCGGCAGCGGATTGACCGGACCGGCGTACGGGATGGGCGTCGCCTGCGGGGACTATAACGCGGACGGCCTGCCGGACCTCTATCTCACCGCGTTGGGCGAGAACCGCCTGTATCGCAACGGCGGCGGGGGGCGGTTCGAGGACGTCACCGTCGCGACCGGGACCGCCGGCGCCGCGGAGGACTGGACGACCGCCGCCGGCTGGTTCGACGCGGACGGCGACGGCGATCTCGATTTGCTGGCGCTGAATTATCTGGAGTGGAGCCGCGAGGCGGATCTCGCCCAGCCGTTCACGCTGACAGGCCGCGAACGCGGCTACGGCCGCCCGCGGGCGTTCGGCGGGACCCTGCCGCGGCTGTATCGCAATGACGGCGACGGCCGGTTCACGGAGATCGCGGAGGCCGCCGGCTTTCATGTCTTCAATCCGGCGACGGGCGAACCGCTGGCGAAGAGCCTCGGGCTGACGTTCGTCGACGTGGACGAGGACGGCGACGCGGACGTGTTCGTCGCCAACGACACCGTGCGGAACTTCCTGTTCCTGAACCAAACTGCCGAGGGCGAGCCGGGGCGGTTCGTGGAGGCGGGGGTGCGGGCCGGGGTCGCCTACGACGAAGCCGGCGCCGCCCGCGGGGCGATGGGGGCGGACGCGGCGACGCTCCGCGGGGACCGGGATCTGGGGCTGGCGATCGGCAATTTCGCCGCGGAGATGACGGCCCTGTACGCCTCCCGGCGGGGGGCGGCGCTGTTCGCCGACGAGGCCGCCGCGGCCGGGCTGGGGGCGGCGACGCGGCCGGACCTCACCTTCGGCGTGCTGTGGGCTGACGTGGACCTCGACGGCCGGCCGGATCTGCTCGCCGCGAACGGGCACCTCGAACCGGAGATCGCCCGCGTCCAGCCGGGCATGACCTACGCCCAACCGCCACGGCTGTTCTGGAACGCCGGGCCGACCGCGGCGCCGGAGTTCCTCGCCCTCGGCCCTGCTGCCGTCGGGCCGGGCTTTGAGAAACCGTTCGTGGGCCGGGCCGTGACGGCGGCGGACGTCGATCTGGACGGCGACCCGGACCTGCTGTTTACCGAGCTGGGCGGCCCGCCGCGGCTGTTTCGCAACGATCTAGCCGTCGGCCGGCACTGGCTGCGGGTAACGGTCGTCGGCGCCGGGGAGAACCCGGGGGCCATCGGGGCGACGGTCGTGGCGACCCCCGACGGGGGGGCGGGGACGCCGGTTCAGACAAAAACGGTGAATCCGACCCGGGGCTATTTGTCGCAGGTCGAACTGCCGCTGACCTTCGGCCTGGGCGGGGCGGAGACGGTCACGTTGCGGGTCGTCTGGCCGGACGGGGCGGCACGCACCCTGACCGACCTGCCGACGAATCAGGCCGTCCGCGTCGAATGGCCCGCTCCCTGA
- a CDS encoding sulfatase family protein has product MLRPALLFSLLLAPGAVAAEALPNVVLIIADDLGDGDLGCEGHPHLRTPNIDRLAAEGVRFSNAVLTISSCSPSRASLLTGKYPHETDAEQLHWPLPARNETFSERLKNAGYFTAAVGKWHLGNEVKDRFDLVVEAGSGGFVLPTGPDGQPLEMTTGTNPSGCDDWVPVLKNRPRDKPFFMWFAALDPHRDYAAETIPNPHTAADAVVPPFLPDVPATRNDLAAYMDEVTRLDGYVGDVLAELDRQGVAENTLVIFMSDNGRPFPRCKTTLYDSGVKTPLIARLPGVTPAGTTCERLVSSVDVSATILDLGDAGPLKHGRGESFRPLLKTPDGPAIREFAFSEKNWHDYDASQRSVRTTDYKYIRNLAPELPNTPPADAVRSPTFRAMQNLRPSLTQEQAEIFTPGPAEELYDLRADPHELNNLAADPGHAAVLTDLRTALDEWNVETADPNPPLRSPDEFDRETGTPKPPRKRPRPTKAEMFPDRQ; this is encoded by the coding sequence ATGCTCCGCCCCGCCCTGCTGTTCTCGCTCCTGCTCGCCCCCGGGGCGGTCGCGGCGGAGGCCCTGCCCAACGTCGTCCTCATCATCGCCGACGATCTGGGCGACGGGGACCTCGGCTGCGAGGGCCATCCGCACCTCCGCACCCCGAACATCGACCGGCTGGCCGCCGAGGGGGTGCGGTTCTCGAACGCCGTGCTGACGATCAGTTCGTGCAGCCCGAGCCGCGCCAGTTTATTAACCGGCAAATACCCGCATGAAACCGACGCCGAACAACTTCACTGGCCCCTGCCCGCCCGCAACGAGACGTTCAGCGAGCGCCTGAAGAACGCCGGCTATTTCACCGCGGCGGTCGGCAAGTGGCATCTCGGCAACGAGGTGAAGGATCGGTTCGATCTGGTGGTCGAAGCCGGCTCCGGCGGGTTCGTGCTGCCGACCGGCCCGGACGGCCAGCCGCTGGAAATGACCACCGGCACCAACCCCAGCGGCTGCGACGACTGGGTTCCCGTCCTGAAGAACCGTCCGCGAGACAAACCGTTCTTCATGTGGTTCGCCGCCCTCGATCCGCACCGCGACTACGCCGCGGAGACGATCCCGAACCCGCACACCGCCGCCGACGCCGTCGTCCCCCCCTTCCTGCCGGACGTGCCCGCCACGCGGAACGACCTCGCCGCCTACATGGACGAAGTGACCCGGCTGGACGGCTACGTCGGCGACGTGCTGGCGGAACTCGATCGTCAGGGCGTGGCGGAGAACACGCTGGTGATCTTCATGAGCGACAACGGCCGCCCCTTCCCGCGGTGTAAAACGACGTTGTACGACAGCGGCGTGAAGACCCCGCTGATCGCCCGCCTGCCGGGCGTCACGCCGGCGGGGACGACCTGCGAACGGCTGGTCAGCAGCGTGGACGTCTCCGCGACGATCCTCGACCTGGGCGACGCCGGCCCCCTGAAGCACGGCCGCGGCGAGAGTTTTCGTCCGTTGTTGAAGACGCCGGACGGCCCGGCGATCCGCGAGTTCGCCTTCTCCGAAAAGAACTGGCACGACTACGACGCCAGCCAGCGGAGCGTGCGGACGACCGATTATAAATACATCCGCAACCTCGCCCCGGAGCTGCCGAACACGCCCCCGGCGGACGCCGTCCGCAGCCCCACGTTCCGGGCGATGCAGAACCTGCGGCCCTCCCTCACCCAGGAACAGGCCGAAATCTTCACCCCCGGCCCGGCCGAGGAGCTGTACGACCTGCGGGCCGACCCGCACGAGTTAAACAACCTCGCCGCTGATCCGGGTCACGCCGCCGTCCTAACCGACCTGCGGACGGCGTTGGATGAATGGAACGTCGAGACCGCCGACCCGAACCCGCCCCTCCGCAGCCCGGACGAGTTCGACCGCGAAACCGGCACCCCGAAGCCCCCCCGTAAGCGGCCGCGCCCGACGAAGGCAGAGATGTTTCCGGATCGGCAATGA
- a CDS encoding DUF1990 family protein: MPSLTHPTADRLAGLLTAAAGSDPTHRPGGLEGPGDRWTCGGLLRTGHRVDLGRGPTAFAAARDTLRRWGQFPDWVEVRAGDCLGPPPPPRAGGHLCILARGGGLWWSNPVRIHEVRDEPDCFSVAYVTLPGHVCRGEERFALTREADGRIWYDVRADSQLAHPLAKLAGPLVRRRQAEFARDSLAAMRRAVAPADELIPRPPGPTPGLIAA, translated from the coding sequence ATGCCGAGCCTCACCCATCCCACCGCCGATCGCCTCGCCGGCCTGCTGACGGCGGCCGCCGGCTCCGACCCGACCCACCGCCCCGGCGGGTTGGAGGGGCCCGGCGACCGCTGGACCTGCGGCGGATTGCTGCGGACGGGACACCGGGTGGATCTCGGCCGCGGCCCCACGGCCTTCGCCGCCGCCCGCGACACGCTCCGTCGCTGGGGCCAGTTCCCCGACTGGGTCGAGGTGCGGGCCGGCGACTGCCTCGGGCCGCCGCCCCCGCCGCGGGCCGGCGGCCACCTGTGCATCCTGGCCCGGGGCGGCGGGCTGTGGTGGTCGAATCCGGTCCGCATCCACGAGGTCCGGGACGAACCGGACTGCTTCAGCGTGGCTTACGTCACCCTGCCGGGGCACGTCTGCCGCGGGGAGGAACGCTTCGCCCTGACCCGGGAGGCGGACGGACGCATCTGGTACGACGTGCGGGCCGACAGCCAACTCGCCCACCCGTTGGCGAAGCTGGCCGGGCCGCTGGTCCGGCGCCGGCAGGCCGAGTTCGCCCGCGACAGCCTCGCCGCCATGCGCCGGGCCGTCGCCCCGGCGGACGAACTGATCCCGCGGCCGCCCGGGCCGACGCCCGGTCTGATCGCCGCCTGA
- a CDS encoding ATP-binding protein, translated as MPSLPAYETLGQFYLGREHDPATGKTGDDYYLYDSRDLTTHAVVVGMTGSGKTGLCLSLLEEAAIDGVPAICIDPKGDLGNLALAFPDLKPSDFRPWVDASAAIAAGETPDEYAASTAKRWKQGLAEWDQDPERVGLYKRSAEVTIYTPGSDAGVPITVLKSFAAPPEAVRRDAEAFREKVSASAAGLLSLIGLDPDPVASRDHILLANVLDHAWRGGEDLSLADLIRRIADPPFDRVGVFDLESFYPRKDRTGLAMRVNNLLASPTFAGWLKGEPLKIDSLLYTADGRPRISILSIAHLSEAERMFFVTLLLGEFLTWTRQQKGTGSLRALLYMDEVFGYLPPIGEPPTKRLFLTLLKQARAYGVGLVLATQNPVDVDYKALSNAGTWFLGRLQTERDKMRVLEGLEGASLQAGARFDHARMDEALAGLKSRQFVVNNVHDDGPAFLTTRWVLSYLAGPLTRGQIGELMKEQKRHAEAPRGLGVKEEQGAPASPPTARPVLPAGVKELALAADRVPTGSRTVLRPALYGTAKLHYVSSTYHLDEWREVSVCTPVRGSIPADPWGDGLETVPAGAPAPLDRAYDLSRVEFAPAPAHLAGAKNYGSWQGKLKDHLYRERRLTVYQCRELGEVSEPGEDERDFRVRLTQAAREHRDREVEKLRTRYGSKIRTAERMVGTARRRVAREQEQADRAKQDSYLSLGGSLLGALFGRKLLSSTNVRRASTGMRSLGRASDQADDVGEAEEMKLEREENLAAIEEELAAEIAAVEDELNPSNLKLTSKTIAPRKSDIDVAPLSVLWRPWSVDRSGIAEPGWG; from the coding sequence ATGCCCTCGCTGCCCGCTTACGAGACGCTCGGCCAGTTTTATCTCGGCCGGGAGCACGACCCCGCCACCGGGAAGACGGGCGACGACTATTACCTATACGACTCCCGCGATCTGACGACGCACGCGGTGGTCGTCGGCATGACCGGCTCCGGCAAGACGGGCCTCTGTCTGAGTTTGCTGGAGGAAGCGGCGATCGACGGCGTGCCGGCGATCTGCATTGACCCGAAGGGGGACCTGGGGAACCTCGCCCTCGCCTTTCCGGATTTAAAACCGAGCGATTTCCGCCCCTGGGTGGACGCCTCCGCCGCGATCGCCGCCGGGGAAACGCCGGACGAATACGCCGCCAGCACGGCGAAACGCTGGAAGCAGGGCTTGGCGGAGTGGGATCAGGACCCGGAGCGCGTCGGCCTCTACAAACGCAGCGCCGAGGTCACGATCTATACCCCCGGCAGCGACGCCGGCGTGCCGATTACGGTGCTCAAATCATTCGCCGCCCCGCCGGAGGCCGTCCGCCGGGATGCGGAGGCCTTTCGGGAAAAAGTCTCCGCCAGCGCCGCGGGACTGCTCTCGCTGATCGGGCTGGACCCGGACCCGGTCGCCAGCCGGGATCATATTCTGCTCGCCAACGTGCTCGACCACGCCTGGCGGGGCGGGGAGGACCTGAGCCTGGCCGACCTCATCCGCCGCATCGCCGACCCGCCGTTCGACCGCGTGGGGGTGTTCGATCTGGAGTCGTTCTACCCCCGCAAGGACCGCACCGGCCTGGCGATGCGGGTGAACAACCTGCTGGCCTCGCCCACCTTCGCCGGCTGGCTGAAGGGGGAGCCGCTGAAGATCGACTCGCTGCTCTATACCGCCGACGGCCGGCCGCGGATCAGTATCTTGTCGATCGCCCACCTGTCGGAGGCGGAGCGGATGTTCTTCGTCACTCTGCTGTTGGGCGAGTTTCTGACCTGGACCCGGCAGCAGAAGGGCACGGGCAGTTTGCGGGCGCTGCTGTATATGGACGAGGTGTTCGGCTACCTCCCGCCGATCGGGGAGCCGCCGACGAAGCGGCTGTTCCTCACCCTGCTCAAACAGGCCCGGGCCTACGGCGTGGGGCTCGTGCTGGCCACGCAGAACCCGGTGGACGTGGATTATAAAGCGCTGTCGAATGCCGGCACCTGGTTCCTCGGCCGGCTCCAGACGGAGCGGGATAAAATGCGGGTGCTGGAAGGGCTGGAGGGCGCCAGCCTGCAGGCCGGGGCGAGGTTCGATCACGCCCGCATGGACGAGGCCTTAGCCGGATTGAAGAGCCGGCAGTTCGTCGTCAACAACGTCCACGACGACGGCCCGGCGTTCCTCACGACCCGCTGGGTCCTCAGCTACCTCGCCGGCCCCCTGACCCGCGGGCAGATCGGCGAATTGATGAAAGAGCAGAAGCGTCACGCCGAGGCCCCGCGGGGCCTCGGCGTTAAAGAGGAACAAGGCGCTCCCGCTTCGCCCCCGACCGCCCGCCCGGTGCTGCCCGCGGGCGTGAAGGAGCTGGCCCTCGCGGCCGACCGCGTGCCGACCGGCAGCCGCACCGTGCTGCGGCCGGCGCTGTACGGCACGGCGAAGCTGCACTACGTCAGCTCGACGTATCATCTCGATGAATGGCGGGAGGTGAGCGTCTGCACGCCGGTCCGCGGTTCAATTCCCGCCGACCCGTGGGGCGACGGGCTGGAGACTGTGCCCGCCGGCGCCCCGGCGCCGCTTGATAGGGCGTACGACCTGTCGCGGGTCGAGTTCGCCCCGGCCCCCGCGCACCTCGCCGGGGCGAAGAATTACGGCTCCTGGCAGGGCAAGTTGAAGGATCACCTGTACCGCGAGCGGCGGCTGACGGTTTATCAATGCCGGGAGCTAGGCGAAGTCAGCGAGCCCGGCGAGGACGAGCGGGACTTCCGCGTCCGCCTGACTCAAGCCGCTCGGGAGCATCGGGACCGGGAGGTGGAGAAACTCCGCACGCGGTACGGCTCGAAGATTCGCACCGCCGAACGCATGGTCGGCACCGCCCGCCGCCGCGTGGCCCGCGAGCAGGAGCAGGCCGACCGGGCCAAGCAGGACAGCTACCTCAGCCTGGGCGGCTCGCTGCTGGGGGCGTTGTTCGGCCGGAAATTACTCAGCAGCACGAACGTCCGCCGGGCCTCCACGGGCATGCGAAGCCTCGGCCGGGCCAGCGACCAGGCGGACGACGTGGGCGAGGCCGAGGAAATGAAGTTGGAACGGGAAGAGAACCTCGCCGCGATCGAGGAGGAACTCGCCGCGGAGATCGCCGCGGTGGAGGACGAATTGAACCCCAGCAACCTGAAGCTGACGTCCAAAACGATCGCCCCCCGCAAAAGCGACATCGACGTCGCCCCGCTGTCAGTCCTGTGGCGCCCCTGGAGCGTCGACCGCAGCGGCATCGCCGAGCCGGGGTGGGGGTGA
- a CDS encoding 3-oxoacyl-ACP synthase III, giving the protein MQYHRVRLAGLACTPPEEVVSSDDLEARLAPVYNRLRLPAGRLELMTGIRARRFYPPGTKPGEISARSANAALDRAERDHGLKRADVAALVHGSVCRDRLEPATACAVHSACDLPNGAGLVLDLSNACLGVLNGLLFVADLIESGRIRAGVAVGTETGRDLVEGTIESLLQDPGASRADVKAAFASLTIGSGSAAVVLCDEELAPNAPKLLGGAVRADTSHAALCTGGDELDARGRPRMTTDSEALLHAGVALARHTWDDFRSQLGWTAETPDHAVTHQVGRAHQKLLFEALGIDPALDHPTVAEHGNTGAAALPTAAAIAADAGAFQRGEKIVWLGIGSGLNCVMLGWEW; this is encoded by the coding sequence ATGCAATACCACCGCGTTCGCCTTGCCGGCCTCGCCTGCACGCCGCCGGAGGAAGTCGTCTCCAGCGACGATCTCGAGGCCCGGCTCGCTCCCGTCTACAACCGCCTGCGGTTGCCGGCCGGGCGGCTGGAGTTGATGACCGGCATCCGCGCCCGCCGGTTCTACCCGCCCGGGACTAAGCCCGGCGAAATCAGTGCCCGCAGCGCCAACGCCGCCCTGGACCGGGCCGAGCGGGACCACGGGCTGAAGCGGGCGGACGTCGCCGCCCTGGTGCACGGCAGCGTCTGCCGCGACCGGCTCGAGCCGGCGACCGCCTGTGCGGTGCATTCGGCCTGCGATCTGCCCAACGGCGCCGGGCTCGTGCTGGACCTGTCGAACGCCTGTCTGGGGGTGCTCAACGGGCTGCTGTTCGTCGCGGACCTGATCGAATCCGGCCGCATCCGGGCTGGGGTCGCCGTGGGCACGGAGACCGGCCGCGATCTGGTTGAAGGAACGATTGAGTCATTGTTACAAGACCCGGGGGCGTCTCGGGCCGACGTGAAGGCCGCGTTCGCCAGCCTGACGATCGGTAGCGGCTCCGCCGCGGTCGTGCTGTGCGACGAGGAGCTGGCGCCGAACGCCCCGAAGCTGCTCGGCGGTGCGGTGCGGGCGGACACCTCCCACGCCGCCCTGTGCACCGGCGGGGACGAACTGGACGCCCGCGGCCGCCCCCGCATGACGACCGACAGCGAGGCCCTGCTGCACGCCGGCGTCGCCCTCGCCCGTCATACCTGGGACGATTTCCGCTCCCAACTCGGCTGGACCGCCGAGACCCCCGACCACGCCGTGACCCACCAGGTCGGCAGAGCTCACCAGAAACTTCTCTTCGAGGCGCTGGGGATCGACCCGGCCCTCGACCACCCCACCGTCGCCGAGCACGGCAACACCGGCGCCGCCGCCCTGCCCACGGCCGCGGCGATCGCGGCGGACGCGGGCGCGTTCCAGCGGGGCGAGAAGATCGTCTGGCTGGGCATCGGCAGCGGCCTGAACTGCGTGATGCTCGGCTGGGAGTGGTGA